ACTGAGGTCAATTTTGTCATCCTaagataataatataataatttaaagGTTGTCCTATCAATTCAACACATGTTGAAAActgtaatttcatttattttggattgccATTGTCTCACCTATCGGTGTGGTGGGTATGATGAAAATTATCTAGAGtgaattcatattttgatacaaaaGTATACACTATTTATGTGCGTTTGAAAGTGTGTCAAACTGTAAGGCCATATGAAACTTTTAATTTCTGCTTCAAAAAGCGCTGTTTAAATTTACAACTTCAGATCAActttatatcaaatataatctattttgtatttacaaCTTGAAAAGGTCTATATTAAGAAAAATGTATTCAGTTTAGAAGAATTTCACATTCTTCTGTATCTTTATACAGTATTTTATGCTCACATATGGACTCTTTTCTTTCAgcattgacaataaatatttaGTTGTTGGATCTCaagatttgaattattttggCAATATATGTGACATGGTCTAATTAATATGTAGATTTAAATGTAAACTGTGTGGAATAACTTTAAAACCCTAGTCACACGATTtattataaaatacataaataagtaaataagtcaataaataaataaataaataaataaatacataaataaataaataaataaataaataaataaataaataaataaataaataaataaagaaagaaagaaagaaagaaataactTCATGTTCATATGCTTTATTATTCTCACAGAGAAATCCAGTTTAATATTAGTAAGCGTCTGTTAGACCAAAGAGCAGTAAGTGACCTATTCAACGAATATGCGTTAATCATAATACTAGACTCTTTAACGGCTACAAGGCGAGTAATAAGATATTTGGCATttatatgtaatacataatGAGAAGGTAAATGCACTATGGTTATTACTTAAAACATAACCATCATTTGCATTTTACTAAAACCTGCCACTAAAAAGAAACTGTATAACTTGTATGCTATCTAATGACTTAACATATTAGGcgttagactctctcacagtcctcggaacttcgctttactaaaatcgacgctaaatgaattattttgtatgtaccgataccatctacatattaacgtactccatcgtactcgaacaaccttgtactgtgcgccctcatcgaccacatagagatatatgttcgttgacgtgtgactgcgacgctccgtgttatcgcgaagtCCGAGGACTGTTAAGACTTGTCCAAATTTAGCCAAATAATGTATtagttgattggttgtttgAAAGCCCGCCCAATTTACTAGACACAAAGGCCATTGGTTGAAACGATTGATGCTTAGCTAAAATTATATAACAGTGTGAACTTTGTATCGATGTGCCCTACTGTGTATTTAATCTACTATGCAATAAAAAGACCATTACGACCATTACCaaatataattaataaatgCCATAAATTCCACGTAATGCTCCTTATAACTACAGATACAATCCTTCAACATGGCTTCTGTTTCAAACTTACAAGAGGCTATTGAATATGCCAGAGTTGAATGTAATGTTCAACGTATAAAGGAAAAACAATTGGAAGTTTTGTCTCATAGCGCGAACGGTCACGACACTTTGGTGGTTTTGCCAACTGGGTACGGTAAATCGCTATGCTATCAGCTATTACCGATAGTTTATGATTACATGCGTGGATGGACAGACTCATCACGTCACTCTATAGGAATTGTTGTGAGTCCACTAGTTGCTCTAATGGAAGACCAAGTCCGTGCAGCTAGAGAGAAGAATGTGGAGTCTGTATTTATCGGAGAAGGAGTAGATAAAGTGGTTAAAAGGAAAGTGTACGATGGCGCGTATTCTCTTGTTTTCGGTTCACCGGAAGCTTTGCTATACAAGccatggaaagacatgttgttTTCCGACATATATCAACGCCATGTATGCTTTATTGCCGTTGATGAGGCTCACTGTATCCGTAAATggtatgtatacacatttgCGCTCTAGTCATTCATACAGTTAAAACCATTATATGATAAATTGACTAAACAACTTTAGAGACATGGTAAATTTATTCACTTATTATTTTGCGTCAAAAAATCTGGTGCGATTGATTCTGTGTGGACATTTTCATGAAGTACATTTCGCACTCCTTCTCCCATTCATAAACGTTTCTTTTGCTGTCacatatataattatcaaaaacaaattaagtggttccgattacattcaattttaaaatatgtggcgtaggtagattttattttaaatttattatatatatttttcatgtgtgagtcatcgtcgcaaaccacagcctgttttacgaCAACGTTCTTAACAAGCCTCCCACattttatttcgaaatgtagtggtagaaataataactcttgtttgcgagaatggtgTGAGTGCCTAGTACGAtcgttttccaaatggtctgcgttgtttatttcttcctatgagatgtacagccattaacAAATTGgaagaatatttttatattgtcttgtaAAGTCGATcaatgatgtcagtttccgcgcCCACTATTtattgcgagacttcacgatgtTGTCATTAtgtttctcaaatacgtaaaaaaaaaggtgTAAGGTCGGCttgaaaaattaggtggggtcgggtaatcggaaccaaacaacttttttattagcCTAATATAACAATGTCTagaaaaaaagttacaaattaTAACAAAAAGTAGTATGTTTACCCATAACTTTGCATAAGAGATCGGGCCATAAGCAGCCTACAAAAATCGAGATGATGAATCTAATATATTCACTAACATTTCACTAAATTACTAAAATAATTCATGTAACATTTGTTAACAGGGGACCAGAGTTCAGACCAGAATATAATAAACTGGATTTGCTGCGATCGATTTTTCCTAATGTACCTGTAATGGCGTTAACGGCTACAGCGACAAGAACTACGTGTGCAGAGATCCTAAGGCGACTGTCAATGACAGACGTTAAAAAGGTTGCCATAAAGCCTGATCGACCCAATGTAAAGCTCTGTGTTGAATACAGACGTGCTGCGTTGAATTCTATGTTTGGCAAAATTGTAGATGAGCTTAAAGAAAAGGGACAGGGGACTGATTTGAGGATCATTTACTCCAGCTCGCTTGCACGATGTGAAACCCTAATCACATATTTAATGGATGCACTAGGTGATAGAATCTACCTTGAAAATAAACCACACGAGCCAGCCAATATGCTTGTGGGTCTGTATCACAGAGGTGCAGCACAAACTACTAAGACAAGAATATTGCAATCTTTACAATGTGGCAACAATGGAATTAAGAGAGTCATCATTGCAACGGTTTCTCTGGGCATGGGAATAGACAACCcttttataaaagaagttattCATTTTGGGTGTCCCAGTGAAATCGAGTCATATGCACAAGAAATTGGTCGAGCTGGTCGAGACCCGTCATTGAAATGTAAAGCTGTCATGTTTGTAAATGGTCAAGACACAACAAGAAAAAACGTGACGAACGATATGAAACTCTACTGTCAGAATAAATCTGAATGTCGAAGAAAGGTGTTACTTGGTTATTTCAATTCCTCTTGTACAACTTTTGAGCCGCCTCACGATTGTTGTGATGTCTGTGAAATAAGTTGCAAGTGTAAACTTTGTGTCAGAGACTCACAATACGATAATGACAGTAAAGATGGAAGCGTTCCCTCTGAATGCCAAGCTGTCAGAGTACGTCATTCCACTGATGAACAAAGGGAAGAAGTTGAAATCAGATTGGAGGCACTGCGTTTAGTCTACGCCGACAATCACGGTGTGTCATTTGTTGGCTCGCACGAATTTACAACTGGATTAACAGCTGATTTGGTCAACCAAGTCGTTGAGAGATGTGACTTTGTAAAAGACATGCACACTCTCCGCACAGAATGTCAAATTTGGAGTACACAACAGGGACTTGAAATACTCCAGGTGTTGTCTTCAGTTTTTAATGATATCACTGCCGCGAACCCCTCAGAAAACCTGAAAGTACAAGAAA
This is a stretch of genomic DNA from Glandiceps talaboti chromosome 9, keGlaTala1.1, whole genome shotgun sequence. It encodes these proteins:
- the LOC144439757 gene encoding ATP-dependent DNA helicase RecQ-like, with amino-acid sequence MASVSNLQEAIEYARVECNVQRIKEKQLEVLSHSANGHDTLVVLPTGYGKSLCYQLLPIVYDYMRGWTDSSRHSIGIVVSPLVALMEDQVRAAREKNVESVFIGEGVDKVVKRKVYDGAYSLVFGSPEALLYKPWKDMLFSDIYQRHVCFIAVDEAHCIRKWGPEFRPEYNKLDLLRSIFPNVPVMALTATATRTTCAEILRRLSMTDVKKVAIKPDRPNVKLCVEYRRAALNSMFGKIVDELKEKGQGTDLRIIYSSSLARCETLITYLMDALGDRIYLENKPHEPANMLVGLYHRGAAQTTKTRILQSLQCGNNGIKRVIIATVSLGMGIDNPFIKEVIHFGCPSEIESYAQEIGRAGRDPSLKCKAVMFVNGQDTTRKNVTNDMKLYCQNKSECRRKVLLGYFNSSCTTFEPPHDCCDVCEISCKCKLCVRDSQYDNDSKDGSVPSECQAVRVRHSTDEQREEVEIRLEALRLVYADNHGVSFVGSHEFTTGLTADLVNQVVERCDFVKDMHTLRTECQIWSTQQGLEILQVLSSVFNDITAANPSENLKVQEKISVTDTLCVGDSVTTPTSDSNDSSDEWIDIYSDENITDEEIMAIVSNRVQNDMTGISLLDENEFVSETEI